From the genome of Bactrocera oleae isolate idBacOlea1 chromosome 2, idBacOlea1, whole genome shotgun sequence, one region includes:
- the mesh gene encoding protein mesh isoform X3, with protein sequence MHFKILLAFVLACVFSTLVIANENYSSELDNDVQTIDPKFKVSNGAELVEMIPEIVQEQAKPATTTTSRPTTKITTQKTKPSSLISPRPNNGVTPRNQSKVFLQTAGALKMSEDFYLGELGFDMGDNNGYDWSNPNNPVAPAVIPSHATGGYVITSQRLQEIRSNLMYWYFDKDTNGGRGDYQYDIHASMTQLHKNLNYRLPFFGFVYNYTRLSLNGYLEFSDPPEYLTYPLVFPVKDWPKRRDPSFIGIWFSKCRVGRIYPTDIDQRTPGVYFRLERDLITRTDRFGVEVRERTMWDIREGVVGAETFIPKHVLIATWKNVSFAGGIDNALFTTNTFQMVLATDEVYTYAIYNYDLLKWSSNTEAGGDTTTGEGGVPAFVGFNAGNGTRSYEYTPYSQQMVIRDLTGRGWGNGFPGRHLFRIDEQILIGSCNKDIDASHLPLTFAPEAGNMLGGTVVNITGPCFDPKKRVTCHFDTEDVLGTYVNTNRVICVQPFLKAEGWVRFEISIGNQRFKWRGRYFVETPALATEKIFFETEDVHKKSPDQIQISWDPYNLTSNGNANIMISLWGYREVTIYPQLEYIDVIEAGLTNTGSYVIYPRNYVNRNNYNNDLQFGFLQINLTNPEQYSGLKISPTLWSRPIPLGWYFNNQWQRKHGLRWPEALCENWIRNDRYLRTFTGDLPLCPCTLEQAVYDKGRYRPDKECDKDSNPTCLRHKNAIHCVVSGNPVAEGAEQQCCYDRYGFLMLTQDQVWGSRPRRNHNLGKMPWNEAGKVPTLSNWFHDMRPWYSCCHWQKEQSVNCETFRFERRPTQDCVGYQAPGVSGVFGDPHFITFDGTQYTFNGLGEFVLSRSVAADRRFEVQGRFEQVPKNQFGAVMATQLTALAMRGNTTTTIEVRLRPKFARWRYALDVLADGRRIYFDRESMRFQHFDGVTVYTPTYLLNQSQVVVMFDSGVGVEVVENEGFMTGRVYLPWDFINKTAGLFGNWSFNPLDDFALPDGTVANLNLNNFQQIYYDFGLKWMLADRNIPGVGTALFSRENGRTASYYSNASFVPNFVKEPQDFLPSNRSYDVERAEELCGESYQCRYDYGMTLNTDMAHFTKNYYDSLVNIRNLNSKRIVSCGVLETPRFGRKLSFDFMPGARIAFECNEGFVLMGDQRRECMANGLWNVPEYGYTYCLREVFYTRRVAFIAIAIIVGVICPLMICIVCGIYRFRQKQLKEDPAWQMTIPRSRASSRSNLRQLSGPDDDSDTDATGTLKKTKKWDLDDEDVTSSEGSENKDTKVASDIEYVNKTGDKPRQMGRRSLRNNSGTDHDLHEEDGTAIEEPGQAHVQGQAPDATDTANPAAYNHPPSPETDEEPPHSTGLHQQYSPTFSGADSRNSSMNYQPNAATQNRFGGVPVLPNNTQFFNRPPSNIPAGATSLPIRQAPTVTPIPNTALPLTQDNGLPSPPYAASPTPSVQRSTEV encoded by the exons CTAATCCCAATAATCCTGTGGCTCCAGCGGTTATACCATCCCACGCTACCGGCGGTTATGTCATTACTTCGCAGCGCTTACAGGAGATCCGTTCGAATCTAATGTACTGGTATTTTGACAAGGATACGAATGGCGGGCGCGGTGATTATCAGTACGACATACATGCCTCCATGACACAgttgcataaaaatttaaactaccGTCTACCATTTTTTGGGTTCGTCTACAATTACACCCGA CTCTCGCTCAATGGATATTTGGAGTTCTCCGATCCACCAGAGTATCTGACATATCCTTTGGTCTTCCCCGTAAAGGATTGGCCTAAACGTCGTGATCCCTCCTTTATTGGTATATGGTTTTCGAAATGCCGCGTGGGGCGCATATATCCGACGGATATTGATCAGCGTACACCTGGCGTATACTTCCG CCTCGAACGTGATTTGATTACTCGCACGGACCGTTTCGGCGTCGAGGTGCGTGAGCGCACCATGTGGGATATACGAGAGGGCGTCGTTGGCGCAGAGACCTTCATACCAAAACATGTTCTTATAGCAACATGGAAGAATGTTTCATTTGCCGGTGGCATCGACAACGCGCTTTTCACG acaaACACTTTCCAAATGGTTTTGGCCACTGATGAAGTGTACACATATGCTATATACAACTACGATTTGCTAAAATGGTCTTCGAACACCGAGGCAGGAGGTGATACAACCACTGGCGAGGGTGGTGTACCGGCTTTT GTGGGATTTAATGCAGGCAACGGTACTCGGTCCTACGAGTACACGCCCTACAGTCAGCAGATGGTGATACGTGACTTGACGGGGCGTGGTTGGGGTAATGGCTTCCCGGGCCGCCATCTCTTTCGTATAGATGAGCAGATCCTAATAGGTTCCTGTAATAAGGATATCG ATGCTTCGCATTTACCGTTGACTTTTGCGCCCGAAGCCGGTAATATGTTGGGCGGCACTGTGGTCAATATCACTGGTCCCTGCTTTGATCCGAAGAAACGCGTGACATGCCATTTCGACACCGAAGATGTGCTGGGTACTTATGTGAATACGAACCGTGTTATCTGTGTGCAACCGTTCTTGAAAGCCGAGGGTTGGGTGCGCTTCGAAATTTCAATAGGCAACCAGCGCTTCAAATGGCGCGGCAGATATTTTGTTG AAACTCCCGCTTTAGCGACGGAGAAGATTTTCTTCGAAACCGAAGACGTCCACAAGAAATCACCCGACCAGATACAAATCAGTTGGGATCCTTATAACTTAACCTCAAATGGCAACGCCAATATAATGATATCACTTTGGGGATATCGCGAAGTTACCATATA TCCGCAATTGGAGTACATTGACGTAATCGAGGCTGGTCTAACTAACACGGGCTCTTACGTGATTTATCCGAGAAACTATGTGAACCGCAATAATTACAACAACGATCTCCAATTCGGCTTCCTGCAAATAAATCTAACGAATCCAGAGCAGTATTCTGGTCTGAAGATTAGTCC AACGCTCTGGTCACGTCCCATCCCTCTGGGCTGGTATTTCAATAATCAATGGCAGCGCAAGCACGGACTGCGTTGGCCTGAGGCGCTTTGCGAGAATTGGATACGAAATGACCGCTATTTGAG AACATTCACTGGGGACTTGCCGCTTTGTCCCTGCACGCTGGAGCAGGCCGTTTATGACAAAGGACGTTACCGACCAGATAAGGAATGTGACAAGGACTCGAATCCGACATGTTTGCGGCATAAAAACGCTATACATTGTGTCGTTAGTGGTAATCCGGT TGCTGAAGGCGCCGAACAACAGTGTTGCTACGATCGCTATGGTTTCCTGATGTTAACACAGGATCAAGTGTGGGGCTCCCGTCCACGACGTAATCATAATCTTGGTAAAATGCCTTGGAATGAGGCTGGAAAGGTGCCGACGCTCTCCAATTGGTTCCACGACATGCGTCCGTGGTACTCCTGCTGTCATTGGCAGAAGGAGCAGTCTGTGAATTGCGAAACTTTCCGCTTTGAACGTCGGCCTACACAAGACTGCGTCGGCTATCAGGCGCCTGGTGTATCTGGAGTCTTCGGTGATCCACACTTCATTACTTTTGATGGCACGCAATATACCTTTAATGGCTTAGGTGAGTTTGTCTTGTCGCGTAGTGTAGCCGCTGATCGTCGATTCGAGGTGCAGGGACGCTTCGAGCAAGTGCCTAAAAACCAATTTGGCGCCGTGATGGCTACCCAGCTGACCGCTTTGGCGATGCGtggcaatacaacaacaaccattgaGGTGCGACTGCGGCCGAAATTCGCTCGTTGGCGCTATGCCTTGGATGTGTTGGCCGATGGGCGGCGTATTTATTTCGATAGGGAAAGCATGCGGTTTCAGCATTTTGATGGTGTCACCGTTTACACACCCACTTATCTCCTGAATCAGTCCCAAGTTGTCGTGATGTTCGATTCAGGCGTAGGCGTGGAAGTTGTTGAGAATGAAGGCTTCATGACGGGACGAGTCTATTTGCCGTGGGATTTCATT aataaaaccGCTGGATTATTCGGCAACTGGTCATTTAATCCGTTAGATGATTTTGCGTTACCCGACGGTACTGTGGCCAACTTGAACCTGAACAATTTCCAGCAGATTTACTACGATTTCGGTCTGAAGTGGATGTTGGCTGATCGCAATATTCCGGGTGTAGGTACGGCTCTATTCTCACGTGAAAACGGACGAACTGCAAGCTATTATTCGAATGCTTCATTTGTGCCGAACTTTGTGAAAGAGCCGCAGGACTTCTTGCCCTCGAACCGATCGTATGACGTGGAGCGCGCGGAGGAGTTATGTGGCGAAAGTTATCAGTGTCGCTATGACTACGGCATGACCTTGAATACGGATATGGCGCATTTCACTAAAAATTACTACGACAGTTTAGTGAACATAAGGAATTTAAATTCGAA GCGCATAGTTTCGTGTGGAGTTCTGGAGACTCCTCGCTTTGGACGCAAATTGAGTTTTGACTTCATGCCCGGTGCCAGGATTGCGTTCGAGTGTAATGAGGGCTTCGTACTGATGGGCGATCAGCGTCGTGAGTGCATGGCCAACGGCCTTTGGAATGTACCTGAGTATGGTTACACCTACTGTTTGC GTGAGGTATTCTATACACGTCGCGTCGCTTTTATTGCCATCGCCATTATTGTGGGCGTCATATGTCCGCTGATGATATGCATTGTTTGTGGTATTTACCGGTTTCGTCAGAAACAACTCAAGGAAGATCCAGCTTGGCAGATGACTATACCACGCTCGCGTGCTTCGTCGCGTTCCAACTTGCGTCAGCTGAGCGGACCGGACGACGATAGCGATACGGATGCAACAGGCACACTCAAGAAAA CTAAGAAATGGGATCTGGATGACGAGGATGTGACCTCATCCGAAGGTAGTGAAAATAAAGATACAAAAGTAGCTAGCGATATTGAATACGTTAATAAAACAGGTGACAAGCCGCGTCAGATGGGCAGACGGTCGTTGCGCAATAATTCGGGCACCGACCACGATCTACATGAAGAGGACGGCACAGCCATAGAGGAGCCGGGTCAAGCCCATGTGCAAGGACAGGCACCCGATGCGACGGATACAGCGAACCCAGCCGCCTATAATCACCCACCATCGCCCGAGACGGATGAAGAGCCACCGCACAGCACCGGCTTGCATCAGCAGTACAGTCCGACATTTAGTGGCGCCGATAGTCGTAACAGTTCCATGAATTATCAACCGAATGCAGCAACACAGAATCGCTTTGGCGGTGTACCCGTTTTGCCCAATAACACACAGTTCTTCAATCGTCCACCATCGAATATACCGGCGGGTGCAACGTCTTTGCCGATACGCCAAGCGCCAACTGTAACGCCGATACCGAATACGGCCTTGCCACTGACTCAAGATAATGGCTTACCGTCGCCTCCATATGCCGCCTCACCCACACCTTCGGTACAGCGCTCGACCGAGGTTTGA
- the mesh gene encoding protein mesh isoform X4 produces the protein MHFKILLAFVLACVFSTLVIANENYSSELDNDVQTIDPKFKVSNGAELVEMIPEIVQEQAKPATTTTSRPTTKITTQKTKPSSLISPRPNNGVTPRNQSKVFLQTAGALKMSEDFYLGELGFDMGDNNGYDWSNPNNPVAPAVIPSHATGGYVITSQRLQEIRSNLMYWYFDKDTNGGRGDYQYDIHASMTQLHKNLNYRLPFFGFVYNYTRLSLNGYLEFSDPPEYLTYPLVFPVKDWPKRRDPSFIGIWFSKCRVGRIYPTDIDQRTPGVYFRLERDLITRTDRFGVEVRERTMWDIREGVVGAETFIPKHVLIATWKNVSFAGGIDNALFTTNTFQMVLATDEVYTYAIYNYDLLKWSSNTEAGGDTTTGEGGVPAFVGFNAGNGTRSYEYTPYSQQMVIRDLTGRGWGNGFPGRHLFRIDEQILIGSCNKDIDASHLPLTFAPEAGNMLGGTVVNITGPCFDPKKRVTCHFDTEDVLGTYVNTNRVICVQPFLKAEGWVRFEISIGNQRFKWRGRYFVETPALATEKIFFETEDVHKKSPDQIQISWDPYNLTSNGNANIMISLWGYREVTIYPQLEYIDVIEAGLTNTGSYVIYPRNYVNRNNYNNDLQFGFLQINLTNPEQYSGLKISPTLWSRPIPLGWYFNNQWQRKHGLRWPEALCENWIRNDRYLRTFTGDLPLCPCTLEQAVYDKGRYRPDKECDKDSNPTCLRHKNAIHCVVSGNPVAEGAEQQCCYDRYGFLMLTQDQVWGSRPRRNHNLGKMPWNEAGKVPTLSNWFHDMRPWYSCCHWQKEQSVNCETFRFERRPTQDCVGYQAPGVSGVFGDPHFITFDGTQYTFNGLGEFVLSRSVAADRRFEVQGRFEQVPKNQFGAVMATQLTALAMRGNTTTTIEVRLRPKFARWRYALDVLADGRRIYFDRESMRFQHFDGVTVYTPTYLLNQSQVVVMFDSGVGVEVVENEGFMTGRVYLPWDFINKTAGLFGNWSFNPLDDFALPDGTVANLNLNNFQQIYYDFGLKWMLADRNIPGVGTALFSRENGRTASYYSNASFVPNFVKEPQDFLPSNRSYDVERAEELCGESYQCRYDYGMTLNTDMAHFTKNYYDSLVNIRNLNSKRIVSCGVLETPRFGRKLSFDFMPGARIAFECNEGFVLMGDQRRECMANGLWNVPEYGYTYCLREVFYTRRVAFIAIAIIVGVICPLMICIVCGIYRFRQKQLKEDPAWQMTIPRSRASSRSNLRQLSGPDDDSDTDATGTLKKTKKWDLDDEDVTSSEGDKPRQMGRRSLRNNSGTDHDLHEEDGTAIEEPGQAHVQGQAPDATDTANPAAYNHPPSPETDEEPPHSTGLHQQYSPTFSGADSRNSSMNYQPNAATQNRFGGVPVLPNNTQFFNRPPSNIPAGATSLPIRQAPTVTPIPNTALPLTQDNGLPSPPYAASPTPSVQRSTEV, from the exons CTAATCCCAATAATCCTGTGGCTCCAGCGGTTATACCATCCCACGCTACCGGCGGTTATGTCATTACTTCGCAGCGCTTACAGGAGATCCGTTCGAATCTAATGTACTGGTATTTTGACAAGGATACGAATGGCGGGCGCGGTGATTATCAGTACGACATACATGCCTCCATGACACAgttgcataaaaatttaaactaccGTCTACCATTTTTTGGGTTCGTCTACAATTACACCCGA CTCTCGCTCAATGGATATTTGGAGTTCTCCGATCCACCAGAGTATCTGACATATCCTTTGGTCTTCCCCGTAAAGGATTGGCCTAAACGTCGTGATCCCTCCTTTATTGGTATATGGTTTTCGAAATGCCGCGTGGGGCGCATATATCCGACGGATATTGATCAGCGTACACCTGGCGTATACTTCCG CCTCGAACGTGATTTGATTACTCGCACGGACCGTTTCGGCGTCGAGGTGCGTGAGCGCACCATGTGGGATATACGAGAGGGCGTCGTTGGCGCAGAGACCTTCATACCAAAACATGTTCTTATAGCAACATGGAAGAATGTTTCATTTGCCGGTGGCATCGACAACGCGCTTTTCACG acaaACACTTTCCAAATGGTTTTGGCCACTGATGAAGTGTACACATATGCTATATACAACTACGATTTGCTAAAATGGTCTTCGAACACCGAGGCAGGAGGTGATACAACCACTGGCGAGGGTGGTGTACCGGCTTTT GTGGGATTTAATGCAGGCAACGGTACTCGGTCCTACGAGTACACGCCCTACAGTCAGCAGATGGTGATACGTGACTTGACGGGGCGTGGTTGGGGTAATGGCTTCCCGGGCCGCCATCTCTTTCGTATAGATGAGCAGATCCTAATAGGTTCCTGTAATAAGGATATCG ATGCTTCGCATTTACCGTTGACTTTTGCGCCCGAAGCCGGTAATATGTTGGGCGGCACTGTGGTCAATATCACTGGTCCCTGCTTTGATCCGAAGAAACGCGTGACATGCCATTTCGACACCGAAGATGTGCTGGGTACTTATGTGAATACGAACCGTGTTATCTGTGTGCAACCGTTCTTGAAAGCCGAGGGTTGGGTGCGCTTCGAAATTTCAATAGGCAACCAGCGCTTCAAATGGCGCGGCAGATATTTTGTTG AAACTCCCGCTTTAGCGACGGAGAAGATTTTCTTCGAAACCGAAGACGTCCACAAGAAATCACCCGACCAGATACAAATCAGTTGGGATCCTTATAACTTAACCTCAAATGGCAACGCCAATATAATGATATCACTTTGGGGATATCGCGAAGTTACCATATA TCCGCAATTGGAGTACATTGACGTAATCGAGGCTGGTCTAACTAACACGGGCTCTTACGTGATTTATCCGAGAAACTATGTGAACCGCAATAATTACAACAACGATCTCCAATTCGGCTTCCTGCAAATAAATCTAACGAATCCAGAGCAGTATTCTGGTCTGAAGATTAGTCC AACGCTCTGGTCACGTCCCATCCCTCTGGGCTGGTATTTCAATAATCAATGGCAGCGCAAGCACGGACTGCGTTGGCCTGAGGCGCTTTGCGAGAATTGGATACGAAATGACCGCTATTTGAG AACATTCACTGGGGACTTGCCGCTTTGTCCCTGCACGCTGGAGCAGGCCGTTTATGACAAAGGACGTTACCGACCAGATAAGGAATGTGACAAGGACTCGAATCCGACATGTTTGCGGCATAAAAACGCTATACATTGTGTCGTTAGTGGTAATCCGGT TGCTGAAGGCGCCGAACAACAGTGTTGCTACGATCGCTATGGTTTCCTGATGTTAACACAGGATCAAGTGTGGGGCTCCCGTCCACGACGTAATCATAATCTTGGTAAAATGCCTTGGAATGAGGCTGGAAAGGTGCCGACGCTCTCCAATTGGTTCCACGACATGCGTCCGTGGTACTCCTGCTGTCATTGGCAGAAGGAGCAGTCTGTGAATTGCGAAACTTTCCGCTTTGAACGTCGGCCTACACAAGACTGCGTCGGCTATCAGGCGCCTGGTGTATCTGGAGTCTTCGGTGATCCACACTTCATTACTTTTGATGGCACGCAATATACCTTTAATGGCTTAGGTGAGTTTGTCTTGTCGCGTAGTGTAGCCGCTGATCGTCGATTCGAGGTGCAGGGACGCTTCGAGCAAGTGCCTAAAAACCAATTTGGCGCCGTGATGGCTACCCAGCTGACCGCTTTGGCGATGCGtggcaatacaacaacaaccattgaGGTGCGACTGCGGCCGAAATTCGCTCGTTGGCGCTATGCCTTGGATGTGTTGGCCGATGGGCGGCGTATTTATTTCGATAGGGAAAGCATGCGGTTTCAGCATTTTGATGGTGTCACCGTTTACACACCCACTTATCTCCTGAATCAGTCCCAAGTTGTCGTGATGTTCGATTCAGGCGTAGGCGTGGAAGTTGTTGAGAATGAAGGCTTCATGACGGGACGAGTCTATTTGCCGTGGGATTTCATT aataaaaccGCTGGATTATTCGGCAACTGGTCATTTAATCCGTTAGATGATTTTGCGTTACCCGACGGTACTGTGGCCAACTTGAACCTGAACAATTTCCAGCAGATTTACTACGATTTCGGTCTGAAGTGGATGTTGGCTGATCGCAATATTCCGGGTGTAGGTACGGCTCTATTCTCACGTGAAAACGGACGAACTGCAAGCTATTATTCGAATGCTTCATTTGTGCCGAACTTTGTGAAAGAGCCGCAGGACTTCTTGCCCTCGAACCGATCGTATGACGTGGAGCGCGCGGAGGAGTTATGTGGCGAAAGTTATCAGTGTCGCTATGACTACGGCATGACCTTGAATACGGATATGGCGCATTTCACTAAAAATTACTACGACAGTTTAGTGAACATAAGGAATTTAAATTCGAA GCGCATAGTTTCGTGTGGAGTTCTGGAGACTCCTCGCTTTGGACGCAAATTGAGTTTTGACTTCATGCCCGGTGCCAGGATTGCGTTCGAGTGTAATGAGGGCTTCGTACTGATGGGCGATCAGCGTCGTGAGTGCATGGCCAACGGCCTTTGGAATGTACCTGAGTATGGTTACACCTACTGTTTGC GTGAGGTATTCTATACACGTCGCGTCGCTTTTATTGCCATCGCCATTATTGTGGGCGTCATATGTCCGCTGATGATATGCATTGTTTGTGGTATTTACCGGTTTCGTCAGAAACAACTCAAGGAAGATCCAGCTTGGCAGATGACTATACCACGCTCGCGTGCTTCGTCGCGTTCCAACTTGCGTCAGCTGAGCGGACCGGACGACGATAGCGATACGGATGCAACAGGCACACTCAAGAAAA CTAAGAAATGGGATCTGGATGACGAGGATGTGACCTCATCCGAAG GTGACAAGCCGCGTCAGATGGGCAGACGGTCGTTGCGCAATAATTCGGGCACCGACCACGATCTACATGAAGAGGACGGCACAGCCATAGAGGAGCCGGGTCAAGCCCATGTGCAAGGACAGGCACCCGATGCGACGGATACAGCGAACCCAGCCGCCTATAATCACCCACCATCGCCCGAGACGGATGAAGAGCCACCGCACAGCACCGGCTTGCATCAGCAGTACAGTCCGACATTTAGTGGCGCCGATAGTCGTAACAGTTCCATGAATTATCAACCGAATGCAGCAACACAGAATCGCTTTGGCGGTGTACCCGTTTTGCCCAATAACACACAGTTCTTCAATCGTCCACCATCGAATATACCGGCGGGTGCAACGTCTTTGCCGATACGCCAAGCGCCAACTGTAACGCCGATACCGAATACGGCCTTGCCACTGACTCAAGATAATGGCTTACCGTCGCCTCCATATGCCGCCTCACCCACACCTTCGGTACAGCGCTCGACCGAGGTTTGA